From Enhydrobacter sp., the proteins below share one genomic window:
- a CDS encoding (2Fe-2S)-binding protein, translating to MRKSGEPALDIACEVNGRPVEARVPVRRSLVDWLRHDLGLTGSHVGCEHGVCGACHVVVDDKVVRGCLMLAVQADGRSVRTIEQADASPVVRALQDAFYERAALQCGYCTPGMILQAAELLAASPAPDRAEIREALSGNYCRCTGYHAIVDAVETAARRLRGG from the coding sequence ATGAGGAAATCCGGCGAACCCGCGCTCGACATCGCCTGCGAGGTCAACGGCCGGCCGGTCGAGGCGCGCGTGCCGGTGCGCCGCTCGCTGGTCGACTGGCTGCGCCACGATCTCGGCCTGACCGGCAGCCATGTCGGCTGCGAGCACGGCGTGTGCGGCGCCTGCCACGTCGTGGTCGACGACAAGGTGGTGCGCGGCTGCCTCATGCTGGCGGTGCAGGCCGACGGCCGCTCGGTGCGGACAATCGAGCAGGCCGATGCCTCGCCGGTGGTGCGCGCCCTGCAGGACGCCTTTTACGAGCGGGCGGCGCTGCAGTGCGGCTACTGCACGCCCGGCATGATCCTGCAGGCCGCCGAGCTGCTGGCGGCAAGCCCGGCGCCGGACCGTGCCGAGATCCGCGAGGCGCTGTCCGGCAACTACTGCCGCTGCACGGGCTATCACGCCATCGTCGATGCGGTGGAGACCGCGGCGCGGCGGCTGCGCGGAGGTTAG
- a CDS encoding FAD binding domain-containing protein produces the protein MKPARFDYARPASVSEAVMLLARHGTDAAVLAGGQSLMPMMAMRLATPGLLVDIGRLPDLDRVEPKDDHLVIGALATHAALLASPLVRASAPLLAEALPHVAHPAIRNRGTLGGSLALADPAAELPACMVCLDAEITLVSLRGERVVLAGDFFRGVYGTDREPDELLVSVAVPVAREGWRFSFGEVAHRHGDFALAGLAFGARREGRRIVESRVAYCGIEDAPRRLLATESCLAAGRSFVEAREVARRELEPGSSRDAPAAWRRRLAGALLERAGRTA, from the coding sequence GTGAAGCCCGCGCGGTTCGACTATGCGCGACCGGCAAGCGTGAGCGAGGCGGTGATGCTGTTGGCGCGGCACGGCACCGACGCCGCGGTGCTGGCGGGCGGCCAGAGCCTGATGCCGATGATGGCGATGAGGCTCGCGACCCCCGGCCTGCTGGTCGATATCGGACGGCTGCCCGATCTCGACCGTGTCGAGCCGAAGGACGACCACCTGGTGATCGGCGCGCTCGCGACCCATGCGGCGCTGCTGGCGTCGCCGCTGGTGCGCGCCAGCGCGCCCTTGTTGGCCGAGGCCTTGCCTCACGTCGCCCATCCCGCCATCCGCAACCGCGGCACCCTGGGCGGCAGCCTGGCGCTCGCCGATCCCGCCGCCGAGTTGCCGGCCTGCATGGTCTGTCTCGACGCCGAGATCACGCTCGTCTCGCTGCGCGGCGAGCGCGTCGTGCTGGCTGGCGACTTCTTCCGCGGCGTCTACGGCACCGACCGCGAGCCCGACGAGCTGCTGGTGTCGGTGGCGGTTCCGGTCGCGCGCGAGGGATGGCGCTTCTCCTTCGGCGAGGTGGCACATCGTCACGGCGACTTCGCCCTGGCGGGCCTCGCCTTCGGCGCGCGCCGGGAGGGTAGACGAATCGTCGAGAGCCGCGTCGCCTATTGCGGCATCGAGGACGCGCCGCGCCGGCTGCTCGCCACCGAGTCGTGCCTCGCTGCGGGCCGATCGTTCGTCGAGGCGCGCGAAGTCGCACGGCGGGAGCTCGAACCGGGATCGAGCCGCGATGCGCCCGCCGCCTGGCGACGTCGGCTCGCCGGCGCGCTGCTGGAGCGGGCAGGGAGGACGGCATGA
- a CDS encoding xanthine dehydrogenase family protein: MPRRETRRLVTGGGRFVDDHAAKGELHAAFLRSPYPHAAFAFGDLAAARGLAGVAAVLTAADLDRVCRAWRCESKAFPGLVSPEQRPLARDEALHQGEPVALVLATSRAVAEDALELIDIDWRELPSATDLATALAADAPPVQRGLGSNLAWSTEWHTGDVDKAFADAALVVEETFTFERHTGVTLESRGAFARWDRAAGTLEVRLSHQMPHQMQLHLAQFLDLPMSRVRVICGDVGGGFGVKMHVYPDEIAVCAASRLLGRPVRFQADRLESFVSDIHAREHIVRARMAVDAEGRIVAMDVDDLQGLGAYSIFPRSSTAEAMSGLRVMGAPYRFADFRAKLRCALQNKVSTGQFRAVGAPIAVSVTERLVDLAARARGEDPLDFRRRNLMRPEDMPCTAAAGSHLFGLSHHQCLEKLVELMDLPSLCAEIAEGRRAGRLLGLGFASAVEMTASGVESYGRAGVPVASIDSVTATLELSGEVTAKASVSEIGQGVVQGLAQIMADAVGVPVSMVTVESGDTATVPHGGGAWASRGAAIGGEAAWGAGVALRAEILGAAAALLQVTVDALDLRDGEVVDRESGARRMSAGEIAHLVTFRGFELPKGLQPRLGVTHTYRREQHVFLPNNGIQASLVEIDRATGLVRVLRHWAVDDCGRIVNPLLVDEQIRGGVVMGLGEALLEACRYDAAGQQINATLADYRVPMAAEMPDIAVAHVETPYAGSVVGAKGAGEAGTCAAPAAVLNAVNDALAGAGGRIAHLPIDPLQVLRALGELDEETAP, translated from the coding sequence ATGCCCCGACGCGAGACGCGCCGTCTCGTGACGGGCGGCGGCCGCTTCGTCGACGATCATGCGGCGAAAGGCGAGCTGCATGCCGCCTTCCTGCGCAGTCCGTATCCGCACGCCGCTTTCGCCTTCGGCGACCTCGCCGCCGCGCGCGGGTTGGCCGGAGTCGCCGCCGTCCTGACCGCCGCCGACCTGGATCGCGTCTGCCGGGCGTGGCGCTGCGAGTCCAAGGCCTTCCCCGGGCTGGTGTCGCCCGAGCAGCGCCCGCTCGCCCGCGACGAGGCGCTTCATCAGGGCGAGCCCGTCGCGCTGGTGCTCGCGACCTCGCGCGCCGTCGCCGAGGATGCGCTCGAGCTGATCGACATCGACTGGCGCGAGCTGCCATCGGCGACGGACCTCGCGACGGCGCTCGCGGCTGACGCGCCGCCCGTCCAGCGTGGCCTCGGCTCGAATCTCGCCTGGTCGACCGAATGGCACACCGGCGACGTCGACAAGGCCTTCGCCGACGCCGCATTGGTCGTCGAGGAGACCTTCACCTTCGAGCGCCACACCGGCGTGACCCTGGAATCGCGCGGCGCCTTCGCCCGTTGGGATCGCGCCGCCGGCACGCTCGAGGTGCGGCTGTCGCACCAGATGCCGCACCAGATGCAGCTTCACCTCGCGCAGTTCCTCGATCTGCCGATGTCGCGCGTGCGGGTGATCTGCGGCGACGTGGGCGGCGGCTTCGGCGTGAAGATGCACGTCTATCCCGACGAGATCGCCGTCTGCGCCGCGAGCCGGCTGCTCGGCCGGCCGGTGCGCTTCCAGGCCGACCGGCTCGAATCCTTCGTCTCCGACATCCACGCCCGCGAGCACATCGTCCGGGCGCGCATGGCGGTCGACGCCGAGGGCAGGATCGTGGCGATGGACGTCGACGATCTGCAGGGGCTCGGCGCCTATTCGATCTTCCCGCGCTCGAGCACCGCCGAGGCGATGAGCGGGCTGCGCGTCATGGGCGCACCGTACCGGTTCGCCGACTTCCGGGCGAAGCTCCGCTGCGCGCTGCAGAACAAGGTGTCGACCGGGCAGTTCCGCGCCGTCGGCGCGCCGATCGCCGTGTCGGTGACGGAGCGGCTGGTCGACCTGGCGGCGCGCGCCCGCGGCGAGGACCCGCTCGACTTCCGCCGGCGCAACCTGATGCGGCCCGAGGACATGCCCTGCACGGCGGCCGCCGGCAGCCATCTCTTTGGCCTGTCGCACCACCAGTGCCTCGAGAAGCTGGTCGAGCTGATGGACCTGCCGTCGCTGTGCGCCGAGATCGCCGAGGGGCGCAGGGCGGGCCGGTTGCTCGGGCTCGGCTTCGCCAGCGCAGTTGAAATGACCGCGTCCGGCGTCGAGTCCTACGGCCGCGCCGGCGTGCCCGTCGCCTCGATCGACAGCGTGACGGCGACGCTCGAGCTTTCGGGCGAGGTGACCGCGAAGGCATCGGTCAGCGAGATCGGCCAGGGCGTGGTGCAGGGGCTGGCGCAGATCATGGCCGACGCCGTCGGCGTGCCGGTGTCCATGGTGACGGTCGAGAGCGGCGACACGGCGACAGTGCCGCATGGCGGCGGCGCCTGGGCCTCGCGCGGCGCGGCGATCGGCGGCGAGGCGGCGTGGGGCGCCGGTGTCGCCCTGCGCGCCGAGATCCTCGGTGCCGCGGCGGCGCTGCTGCAGGTGACGGTGGACGCTCTCGATCTGCGCGACGGCGAGGTCGTCGATCGCGAATCGGGCGCGCGCCGCATGAGCGCGGGCGAGATCGCCCATCTCGTGACCTTTCGCGGCTTCGAGCTCCCGAAGGGACTCCAGCCCAGGCTCGGCGTCACCCACACCTACCGGCGCGAGCAACATGTCTTCCTGCCCAACAACGGCATCCAGGCCTCGCTGGTCGAGATCGACCGCGCGACCGGGCTGGTGCGGGTGCTGCGGCACTGGGCGGTCGACGATTGCGGCCGCATCGTCAATCCGTTGCTGGTGGACGAGCAGATCCGCGGCGGCGTCGTGATGGGATTGGGCGAGGCATTGCTCGAGGCCTGCCGCTACGACGCGGCGGGCCAGCAGATCAATGCCACGCTCGCCGACTATCGCGTGCCGATGGCGGCCGAGATGCCCGACATCGCGGTGGCGCATGTCGAGACGCCCTATGCCGGCTCGGTCGTCGGCGCCAAGGGCGCTGGCGAAGCCGGCACCTGCGCCGCACCGGCCGCCGTGCTCAACGCGGTGAACGACGCGCTGGCGGGGGCGGGTGGCCGGATCGCGCACCTGCCGATCGATCCGCTCCAGGTGCTGCGCGCGCTCGGCGAGCTCGACGAGGAGACGGCGCCGTGA
- a CDS encoding hydroxymethylglutaryl-CoA lyase gives MNLPKRVRLVEVGPRDGLQNEARPVPVEAKVRLIDALSAAGHAAVEAGSFVSPKWVPQMADTDRVMAQIRRKPGVGYPVLVPNKQGMNGAVEARCEEIAVFTAASEAFCRKNTNCSIDESFERFTPVMEAARKHGMKVRGYVSTVIACPYDGKVAPAKVAEVSDRLFRMGCYEVSLGDTIGVGTPAECVAMIDAVAEKVPRESIAAHFHDTYGQSLANILAVMERGIAVFDTAVAGLGGCPYAKGASGNVGTEDVIYLMNGLGIEHGVDLEAIASAGRDICAALGREPASKVAQALKARMAA, from the coding sequence ATGAATCTGCCCAAGAGGGTCCGACTGGTCGAGGTCGGCCCGCGTGACGGACTGCAGAACGAGGCGCGGCCCGTGCCGGTCGAGGCCAAGGTCAGGCTGATCGACGCGCTGTCGGCCGCCGGCCATGCCGCCGTCGAGGCCGGCAGCTTCGTGTCGCCGAAATGGGTGCCGCAGATGGCCGACACCGACCGGGTGATGGCGCAGATCAGGCGCAAGCCCGGCGTCGGCTATCCCGTGCTGGTGCCCAACAAGCAGGGCATGAACGGCGCGGTCGAGGCGAGGTGTGAGGAGATCGCCGTCTTCACCGCCGCCTCGGAAGCCTTCTGCCGCAAGAACACCAACTGCTCGATCGACGAGAGCTTCGAGCGCTTCACCCCGGTCATGGAGGCGGCCCGCAAGCACGGCATGAAGGTGCGGGGCTACGTCTCGACGGTGATCGCCTGTCCCTACGACGGCAAGGTGGCACCGGCGAAGGTGGCGGAGGTCTCGGACCGCCTGTTCCGCATGGGCTGCTACGAGGTGTCGCTCGGCGACACGATCGGCGTCGGCACGCCGGCGGAATGCGTCGCCATGATCGATGCCGTCGCCGAGAAGGTGCCACGCGAAAGCATCGCGGCGCACTTCCACGACACCTACGGTCAGTCGCTGGCCAACATCCTGGCGGTGATGGAGCGTGGCATCGCCGTGTTCGACACCGCGGTCGCGGGCCTGGGCGGATGCCCCTACGCCAAGGGCGCGTCGGGCAATGTCGGCACCGAGGACGTCATCTACCTGATGAACGGGCTCGGCATCGAGCATGGCGTCGATCTCGAGGCGATCGCGAGCGCCGGCCGCGACATCTGCGCCGCGCTTGGCCGCGAGCCGGCGTCGAAGGTGGCGCAGGCCCTGAAGGCCAGGATGGCGGCGTAG
- a CDS encoding aminotransferase class IV, translated as MAQQLSNQRIAWFNGKFMPENQVMIPFRDRSWKYGDGAFDMTRTFEGKPFRLKEHIDRFYRSLRYLQIDPGIGPKDMVAHSEEVVARNEHLRPAVGDWWVGQRVSRGVDAVGDEGWDHTGPNVVIEVLPLPLAKRAHMFRDGAEVITTTTRRTAPSMLSPRAKTHNYLNMIMAEKPVKALNPDAWAILLDENGNLAEGLGSNIFVVREGEMFTPSERYVLPGVSRQMTMDMAKRLGIACTAGDIDLFDAANAEEMFLTSTSLCILPVKSFNGAPVGDGRVPGPVTKKLIDAYAKDVGCDFVAQYLRFIQ; from the coding sequence ATGGCCCAGCAGCTCAGCAACCAACGCATCGCCTGGTTCAACGGCAAGTTCATGCCGGAAAACCAGGTCATGATCCCGTTCCGCGACCGCAGCTGGAAGTACGGTGACGGCGCCTTCGACATGACTCGCACCTTCGAGGGCAAGCCATTCCGCCTCAAGGAGCACATCGACCGCTTCTACCGCTCGCTGCGCTACCTGCAGATCGATCCGGGCATCGGCCCCAAGGACATGGTCGCGCACAGCGAGGAAGTGGTGGCACGCAACGAGCATCTGCGGCCCGCCGTCGGCGACTGGTGGGTCGGCCAGCGCGTCAGCCGCGGCGTCGATGCCGTGGGCGACGAGGGCTGGGACCACACCGGACCGAACGTGGTGATCGAGGTGCTGCCGCTGCCGCTCGCCAAGCGCGCCCACATGTTCCGCGACGGCGCCGAGGTGATCACGACGACGACGCGCCGGACGGCACCGTCGATGCTCAGCCCGCGCGCCAAGACGCACAACTACCTCAACATGATCATGGCCGAGAAGCCGGTGAAGGCGCTCAATCCCGACGCCTGGGCGATCCTGCTCGACGAGAACGGCAACCTCGCCGAGGGCCTGGGCAGCAACATCTTCGTCGTACGCGAGGGCGAGATGTTCACGCCCTCCGAACGCTACGTGCTGCCGGGCGTCAGCCGGCAGATGACGATGGACATGGCCAAGCGCCTCGGCATCGCCTGCACGGCGGGCGACATCGACCTGTTCGACGCGGCCAACGCCGAGGAGATGTTCCTCACCTCGACGAGCCTCTGCATCCTGCCGGTGAAGAGCTTCAACGGCGCGCCGGTCGGCGACGGGCGCGTGCCGGGGCCGGTCACGAAGAAGCTGATCGACGCCTACGCCAAGGACGTCGGCTGCGACTTCGTCGCCCAGTATCTGCGATTCATTCAGTAG
- a CDS encoding DUF2189 domain-containing protein, whose product MQNHIRNPIEWGWDQLKGTGHVLENAASSIDGAWETHDAAPPVVRPIAVADLREALARGVRDFTACRTDVVFLCMIYPVAGLVISRLAVDYGFLPLVFPLVSGFALIAPLFGVGLYEMSRRRELGIARGWSDAFAVARSPSFGSILALGLILLGLFALWLWAAWLIYTVTLGPDAPVSALAFARDAVTTHAGWTMILAGVGTGFLFAIAVLAISVVSFPLLLDRNVGVGTAIATSLKAVRDNPGPMALWGLIVAAGLVLGALPLLVGLAIVLPVLGHATWHLYRRVVAPA is encoded by the coding sequence ATGCAAAACCACATCCGCAATCCCATCGAATGGGGCTGGGACCAACTCAAGGGAACAGGCCACGTCCTGGAGAACGCCGCCAGCAGCATCGACGGCGCGTGGGAAACGCACGACGCAGCGCCACCCGTCGTCCGACCGATCGCCGTGGCCGACCTGCGCGAGGCGCTTGCCCGGGGCGTGCGCGACTTCACCGCCTGCCGCACCGACGTCGTCTTCCTGTGCATGATCTATCCGGTGGCGGGGCTGGTGATCTCGCGCCTGGCCGTCGACTACGGGTTCCTGCCCCTGGTCTTTCCGCTGGTCTCGGGTTTCGCCCTGATCGCGCCACTGTTCGGCGTCGGCCTCTACGAGATGAGCCGGCGGCGTGAGCTCGGCATTGCGCGAGGATGGTCCGACGCCTTCGCCGTGGCGCGCTCGCCGTCGTTCGGCTCGATTCTGGCGTTGGGCCTCATCCTGCTCGGCCTGTTCGCGCTCTGGCTATGGGCGGCGTGGCTGATCTACACCGTCACCCTCGGGCCCGACGCCCCGGTTTCCGCCCTCGCCTTCGCACGCGACGCGGTCACCACGCACGCGGGCTGGACGATGATCCTGGCCGGCGTCGGAACGGGGTTCCTGTTCGCGATCGCGGTGCTGGCGATCAGCGTGGTGTCGTTCCCGCTGTTGCTCGATCGCAACGTCGGTGTCGGCACGGCCATCGCGACATCGCTCAAGGCCGTGCGCGACAATCCCGGGCCGATGGCCTTGTGGGGCCTGATTGTCGCGGCGGGTCTGGTGCTGGGAGCACTGCCGCTGCTGGTCGGCCTCGCCATCGTCCTGCCAGTGCTGGGCCACGCCACCTGGCACCTTTATCGCAGGGTGGTCGCGCCGGCCTGA
- a CDS encoding acetyl/propionyl/methylcrotonyl-CoA carboxylase subunit alpha, giving the protein MAMFAKILIANRGEIACRVVKTARRLGIKTVAVYSDADRNARHVAMADEAVHIGASPARESYLVADKLIEAAKRTGAQAIHPGYGFLSENAGFAEACAKAGIVFIGPPPQAIRAMGSKSEAKKIMEKARVPLVPGYHGDDQALDLLAGEAERIGFPVLIKASAGGGGKGMRIVEEAGKFADALAGAKREAKASFADDHVLIEKYLTRPRHIEIQVFADGHGDCVYLFERDCSIQRRHQKVIEEAPAPGMEPARRKAMGEAAVAAAKAIGYVGAGTVEFIADQDGTFYFMEMNTRLQVEHPVTEAITGQDLVEWQLLVAADGRLPLRQDELRIDGHAVEVRLYAEDPARNFLPSTGTLMHVRLPEEGAHVRVDTGVREGDTVTPFYDPMIAKVIVHDRDRTSALRRMAALMGETEVVGVTTNAALLKALCVHPAFVGGEVDTGFIERHREALFAKLAPADDRALAIATLARLAEFERPDGTRDPWDQTNGFRLLDEGHDEVRWRDGEREVAVIARRPRSGGLLLELPGGSSEAWVQRADGGRLAIRLAGDTFVATVVRRRANDGAIEYSLFAHGANRRLVLVDPLDVTRYEAAGAGEASVRSPLPGKIIDLKVKAGDSVSKGQPLLVLEAMKMEHTLAAPADGTVKSVRYAVGEQVAEGAELVEFEAG; this is encoded by the coding sequence ATAGCGATGTTCGCCAAGATCCTGATCGCCAACCGCGGCGAGATCGCCTGCCGGGTCGTCAAGACGGCACGGCGGCTCGGCATCAAGACGGTGGCGGTCTATTCCGACGCCGACCGCAACGCGCGGCACGTGGCGATGGCGGACGAGGCGGTTCATATCGGCGCATCGCCGGCACGCGAGAGCTATCTCGTGGCCGACAAGCTGATCGAGGCGGCGAAGCGCACGGGCGCGCAGGCGATCCATCCGGGCTACGGGTTCCTGTCGGAGAATGCCGGCTTCGCCGAGGCCTGCGCCAAGGCAGGGATCGTCTTCATCGGACCGCCGCCACAGGCGATCCGCGCGATGGGGTCCAAGAGCGAAGCCAAGAAGATCATGGAGAAGGCCAGGGTGCCGTTGGTGCCGGGCTATCATGGCGACGACCAGGCGCTCGACCTGCTAGCGGGGGAGGCCGAGCGCATCGGCTTCCCGGTGCTGATCAAGGCGTCGGCGGGCGGCGGCGGCAAGGGCATGCGCATCGTCGAGGAGGCGGGCAAGTTCGCTGACGCCCTGGCCGGCGCCAAGCGCGAGGCCAAGGCCTCCTTCGCCGACGACCATGTGCTGATCGAGAAGTATCTGACGCGGCCGCGCCACATCGAGATCCAGGTCTTCGCCGACGGCCATGGCGACTGCGTCTATCTGTTCGAGCGCGACTGCTCGATCCAGCGTCGGCATCAGAAGGTGATCGAAGAGGCGCCCGCACCCGGCATGGAACCGGCGCGGCGCAAGGCGATGGGCGAGGCGGCGGTCGCCGCCGCCAAGGCGATCGGCTATGTCGGCGCCGGCACGGTCGAGTTCATCGCCGACCAGGACGGCACGTTCTACTTCATGGAAATGAACACCCGGCTCCAGGTCGAGCATCCGGTCACCGAGGCGATTACCGGGCAGGATCTCGTCGAATGGCAGCTTCTCGTCGCGGCGGATGGTCGTCTGCCGTTGCGGCAGGACGAGCTTCGCATCGACGGCCACGCCGTCGAGGTCCGACTCTATGCCGAGGACCCGGCGCGCAATTTCCTGCCGTCGACGGGCACGCTGATGCACGTGCGGCTGCCCGAGGAGGGAGCGCACGTGCGCGTCGATACAGGCGTGCGCGAGGGCGACACGGTGACGCCGTTCTACGATCCGATGATCGCCAAGGTAATCGTGCACGACCGCGACCGGACCTCGGCGCTGCGGCGCATGGCGGCGCTGATGGGTGAGACCGAAGTGGTCGGCGTGACGACCAACGCCGCCCTGCTGAAGGCGCTGTGCGTCCATCCCGCATTCGTCGGCGGCGAAGTCGACACGGGCTTCATCGAGCGTCATCGGGAGGCGCTGTTCGCCAAGCTGGCGCCGGCCGACGATCGCGCGCTCGCCATCGCCACCTTGGCGCGGCTGGCAGAGTTCGAGCGTCCCGACGGCACGCGTGATCCATGGGACCAGACCAACGGGTTTCGCTTGCTCGACGAGGGCCATGACGAGGTGCGGTGGAGGGACGGCGAGCGCGAGGTTGCCGTGATCGCCCGTCGACCGCGTTCGGGCGGACTGCTCCTCGAACTGCCGGGTGGGTCGTCGGAGGCGTGGGTGCAGCGCGCCGACGGCGGCCGGCTGGCGATTCGGCTGGCCGGCGACACCTTCGTCGCCACGGTCGTGCGCCGCCGCGCCAACGACGGCGCCATCGAATACAGCCTGTTCGCCCATGGCGCGAACCGGCGGCTGGTGTTGGTCGATCCGCTCGACGTCACCCGCTACGAGGCGGCGGGCGCGGGCGAGGCCTCGGTACGCTCGCCGCTGCCGGGCAAGATCATCGACCTCAAGGTCAAGGCCGGGGACAGCGTCAGCAAGGGCCAGCCGCTCCTCGTACTCGAGGCGATGAAGATGGAGCACACGCTCGCGGCTCCCGCCGACGGCACGGTCAAGAGCGTGCGCTACGCCGTCGGCGAGCAGGTTGCCGAGGGTGCCGAACTGGTCGAGTTCGAAGCCGGCTGA
- a CDS encoding enoyl-CoA hydratase/isomerase family protein, giving the protein MAPILTSVMSGVATLRLNRPADMNSLDAAAARAVVDALDAFAADETVRVLVVGGEGAVFSAGGDFNWVLSWPGLDAITRRVGADVMMGAVQAIYDFPKPSIARVHGAAVGGGVGLMLACDFAVAASTARFGMTSVRNGLLAGIAIPALIEAVGPRMARQLLMHGGLFDAATALRIGLVDQVVDAEELDTTVATLAAELKLGAPSVQKLIKTLVPEVDSRPHDGATADFLGEHVANQCVTEEALEGMKAFLDKRKPRWAV; this is encoded by the coding sequence ATGGCTCCGATCCTTACCTCCGTCATGTCCGGCGTGGCGACCCTGCGTCTCAATCGACCGGCCGATATGAACTCGCTCGATGCCGCGGCCGCGCGAGCCGTTGTCGACGCCCTCGACGCCTTTGCCGCCGACGAGACTGTTCGTGTGCTCGTTGTGGGCGGCGAGGGCGCCGTCTTCTCGGCCGGCGGCGACTTCAACTGGGTGCTGAGCTGGCCCGGGCTCGATGCCATCACGCGGCGCGTCGGCGCCGACGTCATGATGGGGGCGGTGCAGGCCATTTACGACTTCCCCAAGCCCTCGATCGCCCGCGTGCATGGCGCGGCGGTCGGCGGTGGCGTCGGCCTGATGCTGGCCTGCGACTTCGCGGTGGCGGCGTCGACGGCGCGCTTCGGCATGACGTCGGTGCGCAACGGGCTGCTCGCCGGCATCGCCATCCCGGCCCTGATCGAGGCGGTCGGCCCGAGGATGGCGCGCCAGCTTCTGATGCACGGCGGCCTCTTCGACGCGGCGACCGCGCTGCGCATCGGCCTGGTCGACCAGGTGGTCGACGCGGAGGAACTCGATACCACCGTCGCCACGCTGGCTGCCGAGCTGAAGCTCGGCGCGCCTTCGGTGCAGAAGCTGATCAAGACGCTGGTTCCGGAAGTCGACAGTCGCCCCCACGACGGCGCGACCGCCGACTTTCTGGGCGAGCACGTCGCCAATCAATGCGTGACCGAGGAGGCGCTCGAAGGCATGAAGGCGTTCCTCGACAAGCGCAAACCAAGGTGGGCCGTCTGA
- a CDS encoding methylcrotonoyl-CoA carboxylase produces the protein MTVLSSQIDTRSDGFRRNAEAMRALVADLRQRTDKVRLGGGEESRKRHVARGKLLPRERVRALLDPGSPFLELSPLAAMDMYDNEAPGSGVITGIGRVSGVECVIVCNDATVKGGTYYPMTVKKHLRAQEVAMENRLPCVYMVDSGGANLPQWPEVFPDKTHFGRIFYNQANMSAQGIPQIAVVMGSCTAGGAYVPAMSDETIIVRKQGTIFLAGPPLVKAAIGEVVSAEDLGGADVHARTSGVADHYAMNDSHALGMARRIVANLNWRKSPSVSLLDPVEPRYAGEELYGVVPADSKTPFDMREVIARLVDDSELDEFKQLYGTTIVTGFARIWGHPVGIVANNGILFNESALKAAHFIELCGQRGVPLVFLQNITGFMVGRKYEAGGIARDGAKMVTAVSTVAVPKFTVIVGGSYGAGNYGMCGRAYSPRFLWMWPSARISVMGGEQAASVLATVRRDNIEAKGGTWSREEEEKFKQPVREAYDREGHPYYATARLWDDGILDPVDTRMALALGLSAAMNQPIGTTKFGVFRM, from the coding sequence ATGACCGTTCTTTCCTCGCAGATCGACACCCGTTCCGATGGTTTCAGGCGCAACGCGGAGGCCATGCGGGCGTTGGTCGCCGACCTGCGCCAGCGTACCGACAAGGTGCGGCTGGGTGGCGGCGAGGAATCGCGCAAACGCCATGTCGCGCGCGGCAAGCTGCTGCCGCGCGAGCGGGTGCGCGCGCTGCTCGATCCCGGTTCGCCCTTTCTCGAACTGTCGCCGCTCGCGGCGATGGACATGTACGACAATGAGGCGCCTGGCTCGGGTGTCATCACCGGCATCGGCCGCGTCAGCGGAGTGGAGTGCGTGATCGTGTGCAACGATGCCACCGTGAAAGGCGGCACGTACTACCCGATGACGGTGAAGAAGCATTTGCGGGCGCAGGAGGTGGCGATGGAGAATCGCCTGCCCTGCGTCTACATGGTCGATTCGGGCGGCGCGAACCTGCCGCAATGGCCCGAGGTTTTCCCCGACAAGACCCATTTCGGCCGCATCTTCTACAACCAGGCCAACATGTCGGCGCAAGGCATCCCGCAGATCGCCGTGGTGATGGGTTCGTGCACGGCGGGCGGTGCCTACGTGCCGGCAATGAGCGATGAGACGATCATCGTGCGCAAGCAGGGCACGATCTTCCTGGCCGGCCCGCCGTTGGTGAAGGCGGCTATCGGCGAGGTCGTGAGCGCCGAGGATCTCGGCGGCGCCGACGTACATGCTCGCACGTCGGGGGTTGCCGACCACTACGCCATGAACGACAGCCATGCGCTCGGCATGGCGCGCCGAATCGTCGCCAACTTGAACTGGAGGAAGAGCCCGTCCGTCTCGCTTCTCGACCCGGTGGAGCCGAGATACGCGGGCGAGGAGCTCTACGGCGTCGTGCCGGCCGATTCGAAGACGCCCTTCGACATGCGCGAGGTGATAGCCCGCTTGGTCGACGACAGCGAACTCGACGAATTCAAGCAGCTCTACGGCACGACCATCGTCACCGGCTTCGCGCGCATTTGGGGGCATCCGGTCGGCATCGTCGCCAACAACGGCATCCTGTTCAACGAATCGGCACTCAAGGCGGCACACTTCATCGAACTGTGCGGCCAGCGCGGCGTTCCACTCGTCTTCCTGCAGAACATCACGGGCTTCATGGTGGGCCGCAAGTACGAGGCCGGCGGAATCGCCCGCGACGGAGCCAAGATGGTGACCGCCGTGTCGACCGTCGCGGTGCCCAAGTTCACCGTGATCGTCGGCGGCAGCTACGGCGCCGGCAACTACGGCATGTGCGGCCGCGCCTACAGCCCGCGCTTCCTGTGGATGTGGCCGTCGGCGCGCATCTCGGTGATGGGCGGCGAGCAGGCCGCCAGCGTGCTCGCCACGGTGCGGCGCGACAACATCGAGGCCAAGGGCGGCACGTGGTCGAGAGAAGAAGAAGAGAAATTCAAGCAGCCGGTGCGCGAGGCCTACGACCGCGAGGGCCATCCCTACTACGCGACGGCGCGGCTGTGGGACGACGGCATCCTCGATCCGGTCGACACGCGCATGGCGCTGGCGCTCGGTCTGTCCGCGGCGATGAACCAGCCGATCGGGACCACGAAGTTCGGCGTCTTCCGCATGTGA